A part of Vigna radiata var. radiata cultivar VC1973A chromosome 11, Vradiata_ver6, whole genome shotgun sequence genomic DNA contains:
- the LOC106778058 gene encoding putative DNA (cytosine-5)-methyltransferase CMT1 isoform X2 encodes MPKRRASTPPVAENDAVSLLPSQRKKAKGSSHKPAVCFVGKPIPVTEACAKWPHRYPSQGKKKDARNISKEATNDNNEVMLAKCHYRQAEIDGTVFNLDDDAYVKAEDGKPDYIARIVEIFETVDNEPYFMARWFYRAEDTVIKGHCDLVDKKRVFLSDVKDENPLDCIVSKVKIVKLTPNVSLTVEKRKIPPCDYYYDMKYTLPYLTFSNIVDDKSESDASSTVSSEGGSSDCSNDNPTNGKTIEKNSSNSSEWALLDLYSGCGAMSTGLCLGATLAEVKLVTRWAVDINSYACKSLKQNHPETQVRNEPAENFLELIKAWAKLCEEFGLLGSERSESGSDMEEDENDEETMDVKKEESEEDHSDSEDFEVEKLLAICHGDPNNVKKPGLYFKVRWMGYDSSYDTWEPIDGLSDCKDALKDFVTKGYKKKLLPLPGDAHFICGGPPCQGVSGFNRFRNAAAPLEDIKNKQLIVYMDIIDFLKPKYVLMENVVDILKFSGGYLGRYAIGRLVAMNYQARMGMMAAGSYGVPQFRMRVFLWGARPTEKLPPYPLPTHEVVSRGFVPTEFEEITVAYDNKDTCKLGDALLLEDALSDLPPVTNDEKQDERNYGTAARTEFQKYIRLKKSELVGGNKSSTQSTARRILYDHRPLQLNQDDYDRVCRIPQKKGANFRDLPGVIVKDNKVEWDPLIERVMLDSGKPLVPDYAMSFVRGTSSKPFGRLWWDEIVPTVVTRAEPHNQVILHPNQNRVLTIRENARLQGFPDCYKLCGPIKERYMQVGNAVAVPVALAMGYTFGLACQGLSDDKPLITLPFKYPSCLAGATFAETENDDDQSS; translated from the exons ATGCCGAAACGCAGAGCATCAACCCCACCTGTTGCAGAAAACGACGCCGTCTCATTGCTTCCCTCCCAGCGCAAGAAGGCAAAGGGCTCTTCCCATAAGCCGGCCGTTTGCTTCGTCGGGAAACCAATTCCGGTCACCGAGGCCTGCGCCAAGTGGCCCCACCGTTATCCTTCACAG GGAAAAAAGAAGGATGCCCGTAACATCTCAAAAGA GGCTACGAATGATAACAATGAGGTTATGTTGGCCAAATGTCATTATCGTCAGGCTGAAATAGATGGGACTGTGTTTAACCTAGATGATGATGCTTATGTCAag GCCGAGGATGGTAAACCTGATTATATTGCACGAATTGTTGAGATATTTGAAACAGTTGATAATGAACCTTATTTCATGGCTCGATGGTTTTATAGAGCCGAGGACACA GTTATAAAAGGTCACTGTGATCTTGTGGACAAGAAACGAGTGTTTTTATCTGATGTAAAGGATGAAAATCCTCTTGACTGCATTGTTTCAAAAGtcaaaattgttaaattaaCTCCAAAT GTTAGTTTGACTGTGGAGAAAAGGAAGATTCCCCCTTGTGATTATTATTACGACATGAAGTACACTCTGCCATACCTAACTTTCTCGAATATTGTCGACG ATAAAAGTGAGAGCGATGCATCATCCACAGTTTCTAGTGAAGGTGGATCTAGTGACTGCTCTAATGATAACCCAACTAATGGAAAGACAATTGAAAAGAACAGTTCCAATTCATCGGAGTGGGCTTTGCTTGACCTTTATTCGGGGTGTGGGGCAATGTCCACGGGGCTTTGTTTGGGTGCAACCTTGGCTGAAGTAAAACTTGTCACT agGTGGGCTGTAGACATTAATTCCTATGCGTGTAAAAGTCTGAAGCAGAACCATCCGGAAACCCAG GTTAGAAATGAACCTGCTGAAAACTTTTTGGAGCTAATAAAAGCCTGGGCCAAACTTTGTGAAGAATTTGGTTTGCTAGGATCGGAACGTTCGGAGTCTGGTTCAGATATGGAGGAAGATGAAAACGACGAGGAAACTATGGATGTAAAAAAAGAAGAGTCAGAAGAAGATCATTCCGACTCTGAGGATTTTGAGGTTGAAAAGTTGCTCGCTATTTGTCATGGCGATCCGAACAACGTCAAGAAACCAGGACTATATTTTAAA GTGCGTTGGATGGGTTATGATTCCAGTTACGACACATGGGAGCCAATAGATGGACTGAG CGATTGCAAGGATGCTTTGAAGGATTTTGTGACAAAAGGGTACAAGAAGAAGTTATTGCCTCTTCCT GGTGATGCTCATTTTATTTGCGGGGGACCGCCATGTCAAGGCGTAAGCGGTTTTAACCGCTTCAGGAACGCAGCAGCTCCATTAGAGGATATAAAGAACAAGCAGTTGATTGTTTACATGGATATTATTGATTTTCTGAAGCCAAAATATGTCCTTATGGAGAATGTCGTTGACATTTTGAAGTTTTCTGGTGGTTATCTGGGCCGATATGCCATTGGCCGACTTGTAGCTATGAATTATCAAGCAAGAATGGGCATGATGGCAGCAGGGTCTTATGGCGTTCCACAATTTCGTATGCGCGTTTTCCTTTGGGGTGCTCGTCCTACCGAG AAATTGCCTCCATATCCGTTACCAACTCACGAGGTCGTGTCAAGAGGTTTCGTACCCACTGAGTTTGAA GAAATTACAGTAGCTTATGATAATAAGGACACCTGTAAGCTGGGTGACGCCCTTTTACTTGAGGATGCACTATCAGATCTCCCACCT GTTACAAACGATGAGAAGCAGGATGAAAGGAATTATGGAACAGCAGCTCGTACTGAGTTTCAAAAGTATATTAGATTGAAGAAAAGCG agtTGGTGGGTGGTAATAAGAGTAGTACTCAAAGCACTGCACGTAGAATATTGTATGATCATCGTCCTCTGCAATTGAATCAAGATGATTATGACAGAGTTTGCCGGATTCCACAAAAGAAG GGTGCAAACTTTAGAGATCTACCTGGAGTAATTGTGAAGGACAACAAAGTTGAATGGGATCCTTTGATTGAGAGAGTGATGCTAGACTCTGGGAAGCCTTTG GTTCCTGATTATGCAATGTCGTTTGTCCGTGGGACCTCTTCTAA ACCCTTTGGCCGTTTGTGGTGGGACGAGATTGTGCCAACAGTCGTTACAAGGGCTGAGCCTCACAACCAG GTCATTCTACATCCTAACCAAAACCGAGTACTAACAATCAGAGAGAATGCAAGACTACAAGGATTTCCTGATTGTTATAAACTTTGTGGGCCTATAAAAGAGAG GTACATGCAAGTTGGAAATGCTGTTGCTGTTCCTGTAGCTCTTGCAATGGGATATACGTTCGGTTTGGCTTGTCAGGGATTGTCTGATGATAAGCCCTTAATAACCCTTCCCTTTAAGTATCCAAGTTGTCTTGCCGGTGCAACTTTTGCGGAGACTGAGAATGATGATGACCAATCAAGTTGA
- the LOC106777394 gene encoding uncharacterized protein LOC106777394 encodes MEDSSKHSHAHQPVRSISFPTRVHPVSQRVEALLNHLKHHHSQPVSSTVNLEAETIQSDLVVLAELYNSMEELFHSPQSQQALLRYQDGKIVEETLCGSVTLLDTCESARDLLLVLKEHMQTLHSALRRRKGDSNIESSVSSFDIFKKMARKTTSKQIGQLKRMQNKVNSFCVLNQDQQLAFFARVLRESNTITISIMHSLLLFLSMPTFGTKGSSSLISKLKTTVLFSSQKEQKNTNGVADLNWVLCSLFGREKNGDSCGEFQRALGELETLNVNIEALERGLDCIFRCLVKNRVLFLNMLAH; translated from the coding sequence ATGGAAGACAGTTCTAAACATTCCCACGCACATCAACCTGTGAGATCCATTAGTTTTCCCACCAGAGTTCATCCTGTTTCTCAGAGAGTTGAAGCACTTCTAAACCACCTAAAACATCACCATTCTCAACCTGTCTCAAGCACTGTAAATTTAGAAGCAGAAACAATTCAGAGTGACTTAGTTGTGCTGGCTGAGTTGTATAACTCCATGGAGGAACTCTTCCATTCTCCACAGTCACAGCAAGCTCTTCTACGCTACCAAGATGGGAAAATCGTTGAAGAAACGTTGTGTGGCTCGGTCACATTGCTAGATACATGTGAGTCTGCAAGGGATTTGTTGTTGGTTCTGAAGGAACACATGCAAACCCTTCATTCAGCCTTACGTAGAAGAAAGGGAGATTCAAACATTGAAAGCAGCGTTTCTTCTTTTGACATCTTCAAGAAGATGGCAAGGAAAACAACTTCCAAACAAATTGGGCAGCTAAAGAGAATGCAGAATAAGGTTAATTCCTTTTGTGTACTGAATCAAGATCAACAACTAGCATTTTTTGCCAGAGTTTTAAGAGAATCAAACACCATCACCATCTCTATAATGCATTCTCTGTTACTATTTTTGTCCATGCCAACATTCGGAACAAAAGGGTCCTCCTCCTTGATCTCAAAGTTAAAGACCACTGTTTTGTTCTCTTCCCAGAAAGAACAGAAGAACACAAATGGGGTTGCTGATCTTAACTGGGTTCTGTGCTCCCTCtttggaagagagaaaaatggtGATTCCTGTGGTGAGTTTCAAAGGGCACTGGGAGAGTTGGAGacattaaatgttaatattgAGGCTCTTGAGAGAGGATTAGATTGCATATTTAGATGTTTAGTCAAAAATAGAGTGTTGTTTCTGAATATGCTTGCTCATTAA
- the LOC106778058 gene encoding putative DNA (cytosine-5)-methyltransferase CMT1 isoform X1, which translates to MPKRRASTPPVAENDAVSLLPSQRKKAKGSSHKPAVCFVGKPIPVTEACAKWPHRYPSQGKKKDARNISKEATNDNNEVMLAKCHYRQAEIDGTVFNLDDDAYVKAEDGKPDYIARIVEIFETVDNEPYFMARWFYRAEDTVIKGHCDLVDKKRVFLSDVKDENPLDCIVSKVKIVKLTPNVSLTVEKRKIPPCDYYYDMKYTLPYLTFSNIVDETDKSESDASSTVSSEGGSSDCSNDNPTNGKTIEKNSSNSSEWALLDLYSGCGAMSTGLCLGATLAEVKLVTRWAVDINSYACKSLKQNHPETQVRNEPAENFLELIKAWAKLCEEFGLLGSERSESGSDMEEDENDEETMDVKKEESEEDHSDSEDFEVEKLLAICHGDPNNVKKPGLYFKVRWMGYDSSYDTWEPIDGLSDCKDALKDFVTKGYKKKLLPLPGDAHFICGGPPCQGVSGFNRFRNAAAPLEDIKNKQLIVYMDIIDFLKPKYVLMENVVDILKFSGGYLGRYAIGRLVAMNYQARMGMMAAGSYGVPQFRMRVFLWGARPTEKLPPYPLPTHEVVSRGFVPTEFEEITVAYDNKDTCKLGDALLLEDALSDLPPVTNDEKQDERNYGTAARTEFQKYIRLKKSELVGGNKSSTQSTARRILYDHRPLQLNQDDYDRVCRIPQKKGANFRDLPGVIVKDNKVEWDPLIERVMLDSGKPLVPDYAMSFVRGTSSKPFGRLWWDEIVPTVVTRAEPHNQVILHPNQNRVLTIRENARLQGFPDCYKLCGPIKERYMQVGNAVAVPVALAMGYTFGLACQGLSDDKPLITLPFKYPSCLAGATFAETENDDDQSS; encoded by the exons ATGCCGAAACGCAGAGCATCAACCCCACCTGTTGCAGAAAACGACGCCGTCTCATTGCTTCCCTCCCAGCGCAAGAAGGCAAAGGGCTCTTCCCATAAGCCGGCCGTTTGCTTCGTCGGGAAACCAATTCCGGTCACCGAGGCCTGCGCCAAGTGGCCCCACCGTTATCCTTCACAG GGAAAAAAGAAGGATGCCCGTAACATCTCAAAAGA GGCTACGAATGATAACAATGAGGTTATGTTGGCCAAATGTCATTATCGTCAGGCTGAAATAGATGGGACTGTGTTTAACCTAGATGATGATGCTTATGTCAag GCCGAGGATGGTAAACCTGATTATATTGCACGAATTGTTGAGATATTTGAAACAGTTGATAATGAACCTTATTTCATGGCTCGATGGTTTTATAGAGCCGAGGACACA GTTATAAAAGGTCACTGTGATCTTGTGGACAAGAAACGAGTGTTTTTATCTGATGTAAAGGATGAAAATCCTCTTGACTGCATTGTTTCAAAAGtcaaaattgttaaattaaCTCCAAAT GTTAGTTTGACTGTGGAGAAAAGGAAGATTCCCCCTTGTGATTATTATTACGACATGAAGTACACTCTGCCATACCTAACTTTCTCGAATATTGTCGACG AAACAGATAAAAGTGAGAGCGATGCATCATCCACAGTTTCTAGTGAAGGTGGATCTAGTGACTGCTCTAATGATAACCCAACTAATGGAAAGACAATTGAAAAGAACAGTTCCAATTCATCGGAGTGGGCTTTGCTTGACCTTTATTCGGGGTGTGGGGCAATGTCCACGGGGCTTTGTTTGGGTGCAACCTTGGCTGAAGTAAAACTTGTCACT agGTGGGCTGTAGACATTAATTCCTATGCGTGTAAAAGTCTGAAGCAGAACCATCCGGAAACCCAG GTTAGAAATGAACCTGCTGAAAACTTTTTGGAGCTAATAAAAGCCTGGGCCAAACTTTGTGAAGAATTTGGTTTGCTAGGATCGGAACGTTCGGAGTCTGGTTCAGATATGGAGGAAGATGAAAACGACGAGGAAACTATGGATGTAAAAAAAGAAGAGTCAGAAGAAGATCATTCCGACTCTGAGGATTTTGAGGTTGAAAAGTTGCTCGCTATTTGTCATGGCGATCCGAACAACGTCAAGAAACCAGGACTATATTTTAAA GTGCGTTGGATGGGTTATGATTCCAGTTACGACACATGGGAGCCAATAGATGGACTGAG CGATTGCAAGGATGCTTTGAAGGATTTTGTGACAAAAGGGTACAAGAAGAAGTTATTGCCTCTTCCT GGTGATGCTCATTTTATTTGCGGGGGACCGCCATGTCAAGGCGTAAGCGGTTTTAACCGCTTCAGGAACGCAGCAGCTCCATTAGAGGATATAAAGAACAAGCAGTTGATTGTTTACATGGATATTATTGATTTTCTGAAGCCAAAATATGTCCTTATGGAGAATGTCGTTGACATTTTGAAGTTTTCTGGTGGTTATCTGGGCCGATATGCCATTGGCCGACTTGTAGCTATGAATTATCAAGCAAGAATGGGCATGATGGCAGCAGGGTCTTATGGCGTTCCACAATTTCGTATGCGCGTTTTCCTTTGGGGTGCTCGTCCTACCGAG AAATTGCCTCCATATCCGTTACCAACTCACGAGGTCGTGTCAAGAGGTTTCGTACCCACTGAGTTTGAA GAAATTACAGTAGCTTATGATAATAAGGACACCTGTAAGCTGGGTGACGCCCTTTTACTTGAGGATGCACTATCAGATCTCCCACCT GTTACAAACGATGAGAAGCAGGATGAAAGGAATTATGGAACAGCAGCTCGTACTGAGTTTCAAAAGTATATTAGATTGAAGAAAAGCG agtTGGTGGGTGGTAATAAGAGTAGTACTCAAAGCACTGCACGTAGAATATTGTATGATCATCGTCCTCTGCAATTGAATCAAGATGATTATGACAGAGTTTGCCGGATTCCACAAAAGAAG GGTGCAAACTTTAGAGATCTACCTGGAGTAATTGTGAAGGACAACAAAGTTGAATGGGATCCTTTGATTGAGAGAGTGATGCTAGACTCTGGGAAGCCTTTG GTTCCTGATTATGCAATGTCGTTTGTCCGTGGGACCTCTTCTAA ACCCTTTGGCCGTTTGTGGTGGGACGAGATTGTGCCAACAGTCGTTACAAGGGCTGAGCCTCACAACCAG GTCATTCTACATCCTAACCAAAACCGAGTACTAACAATCAGAGAGAATGCAAGACTACAAGGATTTCCTGATTGTTATAAACTTTGTGGGCCTATAAAAGAGAG GTACATGCAAGTTGGAAATGCTGTTGCTGTTCCTGTAGCTCTTGCAATGGGATATACGTTCGGTTTGGCTTGTCAGGGATTGTCTGATGATAAGCCCTTAATAACCCTTCCCTTTAAGTATCCAAGTTGTCTTGCCGGTGCAACTTTTGCGGAGACTGAGAATGATGATGACCAATCAAGTTGA